One window of Pelobates fuscus isolate aPelFus1 chromosome 9, aPelFus1.pri, whole genome shotgun sequence genomic DNA carries:
- the DAXX gene encoding death domain-associated protein 6 isoform X1 has protein sequence MAHVHDIIVLDDEEEEEKPHCSKVKSSPKQPKPQSNGKKEVDDNQKSATFGAQNNKLFEEFVDYCSSLTLEHPEVIFFLRGKFSRANPSFLSSVEFHNVLGRCLTRVQNKHSKVYVYINELCTALKANSQKRKISLQPSSSVQSFEESREIVDENPEEVKEEETQERKPGSKRQIRYLENLLRIYSREIQKLQERELSLDELEDEDSAYIQEARLKRKLLRIFQKLCDLKNCSSLTGRVIEQKIPYRGTRYPEINRQLEKFINGSQDIFPDYGDVLRVIQKASDRHALGLPRKQIQSMAQDAFRELGNRLQERRHLDLVYNFGCHLTDIYKPGNDPAHMDSMLQRRLRENRSVAMNRLDELIKKYAEMQDDGEEEERQKKKKGGDAHSSSQPSRRQSPESEEEESEEDSDTDIEKELINSQEMIDGEEKDEDEEERPADQDNEADQRMESSSEPPQPTSSGGEEEEDEEMIEERNSNSNEDEVEESVEQDTPPSSNPPIVQEETPTTSLEIEVELLPLERSPVNDTLSQSREDMELGKEESKPEEDRFRGHQALPKICDDVAQEVEKAGPNLECSSTGDMPDDKVKACTQCDTPTDVKGDVNSGTDGLCLENDLSSGSCSVQAGIEVPHEKSSLKDSETFESDSRRSCIEKKTPFTEDIISIDTENIDAKTLQLENYTQIKTEGPCVKLPKERSIHVVSRRLCMKSSVQTEDPTFNKRTANTENVLKCDNMKGDTPTTNSPLSGAESDRNEETDATHDGSSNGVSHVSTETQNSTEMQNRTDSHGLNNHTERQGHQNSSNKERTKDSTPHSRKRKRIPAKLILNNGKSMLNGSNEDESRKEKKCKRARRDCYYSSLLSSPDPASDHENTHDISLDLVVTCSPPESPSSPVNNRLMSNVSTQCDPDEVIVLSD, from the exons ATGGCGCATGTTCATGACATCATAGTCCTAGATGAtgaagaggaagaagaaaaaCCACACTGCTCTAAAGTTAAGAGCTCTCCTAAGCAGCCAAAACCTCAAAGTAATGGGAAGAAGGAAGTTGATGACAACCAGAAGAGTGCCACGTTTGGTGCACAAAATAACAAACTGTTTGAAGAG TTCGTAGATTACTGTTCCAGTCTCACTTTAGAGCATCCAGAAGTCATATTTTTTCTCAGGGGGAAATTTTCCCGAGCCAACCCTTCATTTCTATCCTCTGTTGAGTTTCACAACGTCCTGGGCCGGTGTCTCACCAGGGTGCAAAACAAGCACTCTAAGGTTTATGTTTACATAAATGAGCTATGTACAGCCCTAAAGGCCAACTCACAAAAACGCAAGATTTCCTTACAACCCTCATCAAGTGTGCAATCTTTTGAAGAAAGTAGGGAAATAGTAGATGAAAATCCTGAAGAGGTAAAAGAAGAAGAAACCCAAGAAAGGAAACCTGGATCTAAGCGTCAAATTCGGTATTTGGAGAATTTGCTCCGAATATACTCTAGAGAGATCCAGAAGCTACAAGAGAGAGAGCTAAGCCTTGATGAGCTAGAAGATGAGGATTCAGCCTACATACAGGAGGCCAGACTCAAACGCAAGCTTTTGCGTATTTTCCAGAAACTTTGTGATCTGAAAAACTGTTCCAGTCTTACTGGTAGAGTAATAGAGCAGAAGATACCTTATCGAGGCACTCGCTACCCAGAAATAAATCGCCAACTGGAGAAATTTATCAATGGATCTCAGGATATTTTTCCGGATTATGGGGATGTGTTGCGAGTGATTCAGAAAGCTAGCGATAGGCATGCTCTTGGGCTGCCACGCAAACAAATACAGAGCATGGCCCAGGATGCTTTCCGAGAACTTGGCAATCGACTGCAGGAGAGGAGACACTTAGACTTGGTGTATAATTTTGGGTGTCACCTAACGGATATTTATAAGCCTG GTAATGATCCTGCTCATATGGATTCAATGTTACAACGGCGTCTCCGTGAGAACCGCTCTGTAGCAATGAATCGACTGGATGAACTCATCAAAAAATATGCAGAAATGCAAGATGATGGAGAGGAAGAGGAAAGACAAAAGAAGAAGAAGGGCGGTGATGCACACAGCAGCTCCCAG CCTAGCCGTAGGCAATCTCCGGAAtccgaggaagaggagtcagaagaggaCTCGGACACTGATATTGAGAAGGAGCTCATAAATTctcaagagatgattgatggagaAGAAAAAGATGAAGATGAAG AAGAGCGTCCTGCCGACCAGGATAATGAAGCTGACCAGAGGATGGAGAGTTCTTCAGAACCCCCTCAGCCCACTTCTTCTggtggagaagaggaggaggatgaAGAAATGATAGAAGAGCGAAATTCTAACTCCAATGAAGATGAAGTGGAGGAATCAGTTGAGCAGGATACACCTCCATCTTCAAATCCACCAATAGTCCAAGAAGAAACCCCAACTACATCTTTGGAGATAGAAGTAGAACTTCTTCCCTTGGAACGTTCTCCTGTTAACGACACTTTATCTCAAAGCCGAGAGGACATGGAGTTAGGTAAAGAGGAGAGTAAGCCGGAGGAAGACCGCTTCAGAGGTCACCAAGCATTGCCGAAAATATGTGATGATGTAGCTCAAGAGGTAGAAAAGGCAGGGCCAAATTTAGAGTGCAGTTCAACAGGGGATATGCCCGATGACAAAGTTAAGGCTTGTACACAATGTGACACACCTACAGATGTGAAAGGTGATGTGAACAGTGGAACAGATGGGCTGTGCTTGGAGAATGATTTATCCTCTGGGAGTTGCTCAGTACAGGCTGGCATTGAGGTTCCACATGAAAAAAGCAGTTTGAAGGACAGCGAGACATTTGAATCTGATTCTAGACGCTCATGTATCGAAAAGAAGACTCCCTTCACAGAGGATATCATATCTATTGATACCGAAAACATAGATGCAAAGACCCTGCAGCTAGAAAATTACACACAGATTAAAACAGAGGGACCGTGTGTTAAGCTACCTAAAGAGCGCAGCATACACGTAGTCTCAAGAAGACTATGTATGAAGAGTAGTGTGCAAACTGAGGATCCTACATTTAACAAGAGAACAGCTAATACTGAGAATGTATTGAAATGTGATAACATGAAGGGTGACACTCCCACAACGAACAGTCCCCTCAGCGGGGCTGAGAGTGATAGGAATGAGGAAACAGATGCTACACATGATGGCAGCAGCAATGGAGTTTCTCATGTTAGTACAGAAACGCAAAACAGTACAGAAATGCAAAACCGCACAGATTCACATGGCCTAAATAACCATACGGAAAGACAGGGCCACCAAAATTCTTCAAATAAGGAAAGGACCAAGGACTCAACCCCCCATTCCAGGAAGAGAAAAAGAATCCCTGCAAAACTTATACTTAATAATGGGAAGAGCATGTTAAATGGGAGCAATGAGGATGAAAGCAGGAAGGAGAAAAAATGCAAGAGAGCAAGGAGAGATTG
- the DAXX gene encoding death domain-associated protein 6 isoform X2 → MAHVHDIIVLDDEEEEEKPHCSKVKSSPKQPKPQSNGKKEVDDNQKSATFGAQNNKLFEEFVDYCSSLTLEHPEVIFFLRGKFSRANPSFLSSVEFHNVLGRCLTRVQNKHSKVYVYINELCTALKANSQKRKISLQPSSSVQSFEESREIVDENPEEVKEEETQERKPGSKRQIRYLENLLRIYSREIQKLQERELSLDELEDEDSAYIQEARLKRKLLRIFQKLCDLKNCSSLTGRVIEQKIPYRGTRYPEINRQLEKFINGSQDIFPDYGDVLRVIQKASDRHALGLPRKQIQSMAQDAFRELGNRLQERRHLDLVYNFGCHLTDIYKPGNDPAHMDSMLQRRLRENRSVAMNRLDELIKKYAEMQDDGEEEERQKKKKGGDAHSSSQPSRRQSPESEEEESEEDSDTDIEKELINSQEMIDGEEKDEDEERPADQDNEADQRMESSSEPPQPTSSGGEEEEDEEMIEERNSNSNEDEVEESVEQDTPPSSNPPIVQEETPTTSLEIEVELLPLERSPVNDTLSQSREDMELGKEESKPEEDRFRGHQALPKICDDVAQEVEKAGPNLECSSTGDMPDDKVKACTQCDTPTDVKGDVNSGTDGLCLENDLSSGSCSVQAGIEVPHEKSSLKDSETFESDSRRSCIEKKTPFTEDIISIDTENIDAKTLQLENYTQIKTEGPCVKLPKERSIHVVSRRLCMKSSVQTEDPTFNKRTANTENVLKCDNMKGDTPTTNSPLSGAESDRNEETDATHDGSSNGVSHVSTETQNSTEMQNRTDSHGLNNHTERQGHQNSSNKERTKDSTPHSRKRKRIPAKLILNNGKSMLNGSNEDESRKEKKCKRARRDCYYSSLLSSPDPASDHENTHDISLDLVVTCSPPESPSSPVNNRLMSNVSTQCDPDEVIVLSD, encoded by the exons ATGGCGCATGTTCATGACATCATAGTCCTAGATGAtgaagaggaagaagaaaaaCCACACTGCTCTAAAGTTAAGAGCTCTCCTAAGCAGCCAAAACCTCAAAGTAATGGGAAGAAGGAAGTTGATGACAACCAGAAGAGTGCCACGTTTGGTGCACAAAATAACAAACTGTTTGAAGAG TTCGTAGATTACTGTTCCAGTCTCACTTTAGAGCATCCAGAAGTCATATTTTTTCTCAGGGGGAAATTTTCCCGAGCCAACCCTTCATTTCTATCCTCTGTTGAGTTTCACAACGTCCTGGGCCGGTGTCTCACCAGGGTGCAAAACAAGCACTCTAAGGTTTATGTTTACATAAATGAGCTATGTACAGCCCTAAAGGCCAACTCACAAAAACGCAAGATTTCCTTACAACCCTCATCAAGTGTGCAATCTTTTGAAGAAAGTAGGGAAATAGTAGATGAAAATCCTGAAGAGGTAAAAGAAGAAGAAACCCAAGAAAGGAAACCTGGATCTAAGCGTCAAATTCGGTATTTGGAGAATTTGCTCCGAATATACTCTAGAGAGATCCAGAAGCTACAAGAGAGAGAGCTAAGCCTTGATGAGCTAGAAGATGAGGATTCAGCCTACATACAGGAGGCCAGACTCAAACGCAAGCTTTTGCGTATTTTCCAGAAACTTTGTGATCTGAAAAACTGTTCCAGTCTTACTGGTAGAGTAATAGAGCAGAAGATACCTTATCGAGGCACTCGCTACCCAGAAATAAATCGCCAACTGGAGAAATTTATCAATGGATCTCAGGATATTTTTCCGGATTATGGGGATGTGTTGCGAGTGATTCAGAAAGCTAGCGATAGGCATGCTCTTGGGCTGCCACGCAAACAAATACAGAGCATGGCCCAGGATGCTTTCCGAGAACTTGGCAATCGACTGCAGGAGAGGAGACACTTAGACTTGGTGTATAATTTTGGGTGTCACCTAACGGATATTTATAAGCCTG GTAATGATCCTGCTCATATGGATTCAATGTTACAACGGCGTCTCCGTGAGAACCGCTCTGTAGCAATGAATCGACTGGATGAACTCATCAAAAAATATGCAGAAATGCAAGATGATGGAGAGGAAGAGGAAAGACAAAAGAAGAAGAAGGGCGGTGATGCACACAGCAGCTCCCAG CCTAGCCGTAGGCAATCTCCGGAAtccgaggaagaggagtcagaagaggaCTCGGACACTGATATTGAGAAGGAGCTCATAAATTctcaagagatgattgatggagaAGAAAAAGATGAAGATGAAG AGCGTCCTGCCGACCAGGATAATGAAGCTGACCAGAGGATGGAGAGTTCTTCAGAACCCCCTCAGCCCACTTCTTCTggtggagaagaggaggaggatgaAGAAATGATAGAAGAGCGAAATTCTAACTCCAATGAAGATGAAGTGGAGGAATCAGTTGAGCAGGATACACCTCCATCTTCAAATCCACCAATAGTCCAAGAAGAAACCCCAACTACATCTTTGGAGATAGAAGTAGAACTTCTTCCCTTGGAACGTTCTCCTGTTAACGACACTTTATCTCAAAGCCGAGAGGACATGGAGTTAGGTAAAGAGGAGAGTAAGCCGGAGGAAGACCGCTTCAGAGGTCACCAAGCATTGCCGAAAATATGTGATGATGTAGCTCAAGAGGTAGAAAAGGCAGGGCCAAATTTAGAGTGCAGTTCAACAGGGGATATGCCCGATGACAAAGTTAAGGCTTGTACACAATGTGACACACCTACAGATGTGAAAGGTGATGTGAACAGTGGAACAGATGGGCTGTGCTTGGAGAATGATTTATCCTCTGGGAGTTGCTCAGTACAGGCTGGCATTGAGGTTCCACATGAAAAAAGCAGTTTGAAGGACAGCGAGACATTTGAATCTGATTCTAGACGCTCATGTATCGAAAAGAAGACTCCCTTCACAGAGGATATCATATCTATTGATACCGAAAACATAGATGCAAAGACCCTGCAGCTAGAAAATTACACACAGATTAAAACAGAGGGACCGTGTGTTAAGCTACCTAAAGAGCGCAGCATACACGTAGTCTCAAGAAGACTATGTATGAAGAGTAGTGTGCAAACTGAGGATCCTACATTTAACAAGAGAACAGCTAATACTGAGAATGTATTGAAATGTGATAACATGAAGGGTGACACTCCCACAACGAACAGTCCCCTCAGCGGGGCTGAGAGTGATAGGAATGAGGAAACAGATGCTACACATGATGGCAGCAGCAATGGAGTTTCTCATGTTAGTACAGAAACGCAAAACAGTACAGAAATGCAAAACCGCACAGATTCACATGGCCTAAATAACCATACGGAAAGACAGGGCCACCAAAATTCTTCAAATAAGGAAAGGACCAAGGACTCAACCCCCCATTCCAGGAAGAGAAAAAGAATCCCTGCAAAACTTATACTTAATAATGGGAAGAGCATGTTAAATGGGAGCAATGAGGATGAAAGCAGGAAGGAGAAAAAATGCAAGAGAGCAAGGAGAGATTG